The following proteins are encoded in a genomic region of Glycine soja cultivar W05 chromosome 17, ASM419377v2, whole genome shotgun sequence:
- the LOC114392340 gene encoding uncharacterized protein LOC114392340, with amino-acid sequence MEWRKCYLDVILVPLVFLTSIGYHFWLWHKVRTQPHTTIIGINASGRRNWVNAMMKDNDKKNILAVQSLRNTIMGATLMATTSILLCSGLAAVISSTYSVKKPLNDAVYGAHGEFMVALKYVTLLTIFLFSFFCHSLSIRFINQVNILINTPQDPMSLVTPQYIKEILEKGFILNTVGNRLFYAGLPLLLWIFGPVLVFLCSLTMVPVLYNLDFVFTSGKGKVDANEINRDFV; translated from the exons ATGGAATGGAGGAAGTGCTACTTGGATGTTATATTGGTGCCCTTGGTGTTTCTAACAAGCATTGGGTACCATTTCTGGCTATGGCATAAGGTTCGAACTCAGCCACACACAACCATCATTGGCATCAATGCTAGTGGCCGTAGAAATTGGGTTAATGCCATGATGAAG GACAATGACAAGAAAAACATTCTGGCTGTTCAATCACTAAGGAACACAATCATGGGTGCTACCCTAATGGCCACAACCTCCATCCTCCTATGCTCAGGCCTAGCAGCAGTGATAAGCAGCACCTACAGTGTGAAGAAGCCACTCAATGATGCAGTGTATGGGGCGCATGGGGAGTTCATGGTGGCCCTCAAATATGTCACACTCCTCACCATTTTCCTCTTCTCATTCTTCTGCCACTCTCTCTCCATAAGGTTCATAAATCAAGTGAACATCCTAATCAACACCCCTCAGGACCCCATGTCCCTGGTGACCCCACAGTACATAAAGGAAATCTTGGAGAAAGGCTTCATCCTCAACACTGTGGGAAACAGGCTCTTCTATGCTGGATTGCCACTGTTGCTTTGGATCTTTGGCCCTGTGTTGGTGTTCCTATGCTCCCTCACTATGGTCCCAGTGCTCTACAATCTTGACTTTGTGTTCACTAGTGGGAAGGGAAAGGTGGATGCCAATGAAATTAATAGGGATTTTGTATGA
- the LOC114391596 gene encoding uncharacterized protein LOC114391596 has protein sequence MGCLEEHKVPYATFMLQGEVENWWKFVKPAIAAPGGVIPWNAFKDKFLDNYFPRDLRKRKAREFLDLKQGNMSVGKYMAKFNELLQYWPQYQDARNEEDLCAQFENGLRLEIQKAVSYI, from the coding sequence ATGGGTTGTCtcgaggagcataaggtccctTATGCAACGTTCATGCTCCAAGGAGAAGTTGAGAactggtggaagttcgtgaaacCTGCAATAGCagcacctggaggcgtgattccttggaatgccttcaaggacaaattcctaGACAACTATTTTCCACGAGATCTTAGGAAGCgaaaggcgagggaatttctggatttgaagcagGGGAACATGTCCGTTGGAAAATACATGGCCAAATTTAATGAACTTCTACAGTactggcctcaataccaagatgctcggaacGAAGAAGActtatgtgctcagtttgagaacgGGCTTCGACTGGAGATTCAAAAGGCAGTTAGCTACATATAG